The following coding sequences lie in one Nonomuraea muscovyensis genomic window:
- a CDS encoding AfsR/SARP family transcriptional regulator, protein MARVHFSVLGPLTIRRDGIAAPLTSSRLRTLLASLLLHPNHVVTVEQLIERLWSDSSPQDPRRVVQTIVARLRQVPGLSDVICTRPGGYTARAADHQLDLLEFQQLMEASAHAGDPESEADLLRRALSLWRGSVCEDVDSETLHHLEVPPLTEQRLQAVERRMDLDLRLGRDGGLVAELRALTAEHPLRERFWVQLMTALCRGGRQAEALDTYRTVFRLFQDDLGIAPGDELKLLHQAILTGHHERFPLLVRRAAEHRSMSIFKGSIAAAHADSTDTIGEASAEPFANVSVATAVFPPQEIPPHISHFVGRVSEVDLLNKVLDERGTSADSAPKVIVIVGNAGIGKTALATHWCTAVAPDFPDGQLHVNMRGFETLPPLDPASALAMLLRSLGVPPQEIPPDLAAASALFRTRTAGRRMIVFLDNVSDTEQVRPLLPGRGCIAVITSRNQLRGLVAREAAVRISLPPLDMPDSLRLLASVAGESRISAEDTQARRLADLCDKSPLALRIIGERIARQPDMSLAAFVDELSRGHKRLDAFDSGDDAGTDLRTVLSWSYESLDAQTARVLRLVGGLYPGADIGLAAASAISALPAHQARRHLDRLVATHLVEQRDRDRYHLHDLVRAHAAEQTLHHDSSADRVDAISRLLVWFMHALCAVDVIFAPDRHRDPLPEPAEAVAIVSFADPRAALQWCELEYHTLAVLPAWAYANEAFSASCQIAYLLENFLAHYKDLHVLIDSHQAAIKAARENGDSRMEGHLLNAMGNANAELHRRDEATRCYDDALSAFRSCDDLDGKTKTLGNMAMLAIDAGDYKTAWPQCIEALDLATRLGNARGRAHNLDNLGEIHFGLGDFLEAIQCWREALEINRRGGSLFLQAINLTNLGRASAALERHRQAITNYQEAISITRSLGSDRCLAAANLKLGDSYRALGDESAAQSAWTEAFDFYSNSGDPKSEEVRLRLTSLDI, encoded by the coding sequence ATGGCACGAGTGCACTTCTCGGTTCTCGGACCTCTGACGATTAGGCGCGATGGCATAGCTGCGCCGCTTACGAGTAGCAGGCTACGTACGCTGCTGGCATCGCTCCTTCTCCACCCTAATCACGTTGTCACCGTCGAGCAGTTGATCGAACGACTATGGAGCGATTCCTCACCGCAAGACCCCCGTCGCGTCGTGCAGACCATTGTGGCGCGCCTCCGCCAGGTGCCCGGCCTGAGCGATGTGATCTGCACTCGGCCAGGCGGGTACACCGCTCGCGCAGCGGATCACCAGCTCGATCTGCTGGAGTTTCAGCAGCTCATGGAGGCTTCCGCTCATGCCGGCGATCCGGAGAGCGAGGCCGATCTTCTCCGCCGGGCACTCTCTCTGTGGCGTGGCTCAGTATGCGAAGACGTGGACTCTGAGACGCTACATCATCTTGAAGTTCCACCGCTGACCGAACAGCGCCTTCAGGCTGTCGAGCGGCGAATGGACCTCGACCTGCGATTGGGCCGGGACGGCGGACTGGTGGCCGAGCTCAGGGCGCTGACTGCTGAGCACCCGTTACGCGAACGGTTCTGGGTCCAGCTCATGACGGCGCTTTGTCGAGGCGGCCGACAAGCGGAGGCGCTCGACACTTACCGCACAGTTTTCCGGCTGTTCCAGGACGATCTGGGCATCGCTCCTGGCGATGAATTGAAGTTGCTCCATCAAGCGATTCTCACCGGTCACCATGAACGCTTCCCGCTGCTCGTCCGGCGGGCAGCCGAGCACCGCAGCATGTCGATATTCAAGGGTTCGATCGCTGCCGCCCACGCTGATAGCACGGACACGATCGGTGAGGCATCCGCGGAACCCTTCGCCAACGTATCCGTCGCCACTGCAGTTTTCCCGCCTCAGGAAATTCCTCCACACATATCACATTTTGTTGGTCGGGTCAGCGAAGTGGATCTGCTCAACAAGGTTCTGGACGAAAGAGGTACGAGCGCCGACTCGGCGCCCAAGGTGATCGTCATCGTGGGGAACGCCGGAATCGGCAAGACCGCCCTCGCCACGCATTGGTGTACGGCAGTTGCGCCCGACTTCCCCGACGGCCAGCTGCATGTCAATATGCGAGGATTCGAAACACTACCTCCGCTCGACCCGGCAAGCGCCTTGGCCATGCTTCTCCGCAGCTTGGGAGTGCCTCCGCAAGAGATTCCGCCTGATCTGGCCGCAGCCTCAGCACTCTTCAGAACACGCACGGCGGGACGACGCATGATCGTCTTCCTCGACAACGTGTCGGACACCGAACAAGTCCGGCCGCTCCTACCGGGACGCGGTTGTATCGCAGTGATCACCAGCCGGAACCAGCTGCGTGGGCTGGTGGCTCGAGAGGCGGCCGTGAGGATCAGCCTGCCCCCACTGGACATGCCCGACTCGCTCCGGCTGCTGGCCAGCGTGGCAGGCGAAAGCCGTATCAGCGCCGAGGACACTCAGGCTCGGCGCCTCGCAGACCTCTGTGACAAATCGCCGCTCGCTCTGCGCATCATCGGCGAGCGCATCGCCCGACAGCCGGACATGTCTCTGGCCGCGTTCGTCGACGAGCTCAGTAGAGGCCACAAGCGATTGGACGCCTTCGACTCCGGCGACGATGCAGGCACGGACCTGCGCACAGTGCTTTCATGGTCGTATGAGAGCCTCGACGCGCAGACGGCACGCGTGCTGCGATTGGTCGGCGGGCTGTATCCAGGGGCCGATATCGGCCTAGCCGCCGCAAGCGCCATCTCGGCCCTGCCGGCTCACCAGGCGCGGCGCCACCTGGATCGGCTGGTGGCCACCCATCTGGTGGAGCAGCGTGATCGTGACCGCTACCACTTGCATGATCTGGTGCGCGCGCACGCGGCTGAGCAGACACTGCATCACGATTCCTCCGCCGACCGCGTCGATGCGATCTCCCGTCTGCTCGTGTGGTTCATGCACGCCCTATGCGCCGTTGACGTCATTTTCGCGCCCGACCGTCACCGCGATCCCTTGCCGGAGCCGGCGGAAGCCGTCGCGATCGTCAGTTTTGCCGATCCTCGCGCCGCCCTGCAATGGTGCGAGCTGGAGTATCACACTCTCGCGGTCCTGCCCGCATGGGCGTACGCGAACGAGGCCTTCAGCGCCTCGTGCCAGATCGCCTACCTCCTGGAGAACTTCCTGGCCCATTACAAGGACCTGCATGTCCTCATCGACAGTCACCAGGCGGCGATAAAGGCGGCAAGGGAAAACGGTGACTCCCGGATGGAAGGTCACCTGCTGAACGCCATGGGAAACGCCAACGCCGAGCTCCACCGGCGCGACGAGGCAACTCGCTGTTACGACGACGCACTTTCCGCATTCCGCTCCTGTGACGACCTCGACGGCAAGACCAAAACTCTCGGGAACATGGCCATGCTTGCGATCGACGCAGGCGATTACAAGACTGCCTGGCCTCAGTGCATCGAAGCCCTGGACCTGGCGACGCGACTCGGCAATGCGCGTGGCCGGGCGCACAATCTCGATAATCTCGGGGAAATCCACTTTGGCTTGGGGGATTTTCTCGAGGCAATCCAGTGCTGGCGCGAGGCGCTGGAGATCAACCGGCGAGGTGGGTCGCTGTTTCTGCAGGCGATCAACTTGACAAACCTCGGCCGCGCATCCGCCGCACTCGAAAGACATCGGCAGGCGATCACCAACTATCAGGAGGCCATCTCCATTACCCGAAGCCTGGGCAGCGACCGCTGCCTCGCAGCAGCCAACCTGAAGCTTGGCGATTCGTACCGTGCTCTGGGCGATGAATCGGCTGCCCAAAGCGCCTGGACGGAGGCATTCGATTTCTATTCGAACTCTGGTGATCCCAAGTCCGAGGAGGTTCGGCTGCGGCTCACGTCGCTGGATATCTAG
- a CDS encoding ABC transporter substrate-binding protein: protein MNTPPSTPGAERTDGSSVQIGALVPLTRPGWVEAGRHLLAGLELAVRKVNDAGGIAGRPLELVVRDTAADPQRAAAAVDELARLGVAALAGEYHSVVARAAAARADALGLPFLCSSAVLDALTEQPTEWVARLAPAQSRGWQIYADFLLGAGYSRIAVAAESSVYWASGARILRDYLAPRGGTVIELDMRALTPTAVCDELVDNRATALLLLVGNPEPAVSIVKSVRRDQRLAEIMIGAPAGQPEFAEWVTSLGDDGAAIPFLRYLPERLSPLGARVETALRERLAEAPSFVAFEGYDAVAVLADVLRSHGTDRARTAESWPRVAVEGTRGQIQFSRTPGISVWQWAWAPIQVVDRDPAEPDRFRTLHTG from the coding sequence ATGAATACGCCACCATCGACACCTGGAGCCGAGCGGACTGACGGATCATCCGTCCAGATCGGCGCTCTCGTTCCGCTGACCCGGCCTGGCTGGGTCGAGGCGGGCCGGCACCTGCTCGCTGGACTCGAGCTGGCCGTTCGCAAAGTCAATGACGCCGGCGGGATCGCCGGAAGACCACTCGAGCTGGTGGTCCGAGACACCGCGGCTGATCCGCAGAGGGCCGCGGCGGCCGTGGATGAGTTGGCCCGCCTGGGCGTGGCCGCCTTGGCGGGGGAGTATCACAGCGTCGTCGCTCGTGCCGCTGCCGCCAGGGCCGACGCCCTCGGCCTGCCGTTCCTCTGTTCGTCGGCGGTTCTCGACGCGCTCACCGAACAGCCGACGGAATGGGTCGCGCGCCTCGCCCCGGCGCAGTCCCGCGGCTGGCAGATCTACGCGGACTTCCTCCTCGGCGCGGGCTACAGCCGAATCGCCGTAGCAGCCGAGTCGAGTGTCTACTGGGCGTCCGGGGCCCGCATTCTGCGGGACTACCTCGCTCCACGCGGCGGCACCGTCATCGAGCTCGACATGCGCGCGCTCACCCCCACGGCCGTGTGCGACGAACTCGTCGACAATCGCGCGACAGCCCTCCTTCTCCTGGTCGGCAACCCGGAGCCGGCAGTGTCGATCGTCAAGTCTGTCCGCCGCGACCAGCGCCTCGCCGAGATCATGATCGGTGCTCCGGCCGGGCAACCGGAGTTCGCCGAATGGGTGACGTCGCTGGGCGACGACGGCGCCGCGATCCCGTTCCTGCGCTACCTGCCCGAGCGCCTCAGCCCACTCGGTGCACGAGTCGAGACGGCCCTCCGCGAGCGGCTGGCCGAAGCGCCCTCCTTCGTCGCCTTCGAGGGCTACGACGCGGTCGCCGTCCTCGCCGATGTGCTGCGTTCTCACGGCACGGACCGGGCGCGCACTGCCGAATCCTGGCCGCGCGTCGCGGTCGAAGGCACCCGCGGGCAGATCCAGTTCTCCCGCACGCCGGGCATCAGCGTTTGGCAATGGGCTTGGGCGCCGATCCAAGTCGTCGATCGAGATCCGGCGGAACCCGATCGCTTTCGGACCCTTCACACCGGCTGA
- a CDS encoding GNAT family N-acetyltransferase, producing MSEMPSRVELRPLTLSDQDEFCSLVQASAELHMPWMQLPATAEEFRVWMRRFDDGTNLGFLIRVRETGAAAGTVNINSIIRGRYQGASLGYAAFAPSAGQGYMTDGLTVTLQHAFTDLRLHRLEANIQPANKASLALAQRLGFRYEGLSPAYLYIDGAWRDHERWSITAPNPWKPDPSLPEA from the coding sequence ATGTCCGAAATGCCATCACGGGTCGAACTGCGCCCGCTCACCCTCTCCGACCAGGACGAGTTCTGCTCGCTCGTGCAGGCCAGCGCCGAGCTGCACATGCCATGGATGCAGCTGCCCGCGACCGCGGAGGAGTTCCGGGTCTGGATGCGCCGCTTCGACGACGGCACCAACCTGGGCTTTCTGATCCGTGTCCGGGAGACCGGCGCAGCCGCCGGCACGGTCAACATCAACTCGATCATCCGGGGCCGCTACCAGGGCGCGTCCCTCGGCTATGCAGCCTTCGCCCCGTCCGCAGGGCAGGGTTACATGACCGACGGGCTCACCGTCACCCTGCAGCACGCCTTCACCGACCTGCGCCTCCACCGGCTGGAGGCCAACATCCAGCCGGCGAACAAAGCATCCCTGGCCCTGGCCCAGCGCCTGGGCTTCCGTTATGAAGGGCTGTCGCCCGCCTATCTCTACATCGACGGGGCCTGGCGCGACCATGAACGCTGGTCCATCACCGCACCAAACCCCTGGAAACCCGATCCCTCCCTTCCAGAGGCATGA
- a CDS encoding dihydrofolate reductase family protein, whose protein sequence is MRKVVSSLFISLDGVTESPDKWQSAFDEEMAAEMNAVMDAQDAVLMGRVTYEEWAGYWPTSTDEPFASYINAAHKYVASTTLDRADWQNTTLLKGDLTEEIARLKSEPGGNIGVAGSPGLVRSLLEQDLLDQLRLMVSPVVAGAGRRLFGTDSPLKRLELEQSAQTTTGTMILVYRPAG, encoded by the coding sequence ATGCGTAAAGTCGTCTCCAGCCTGTTCATCTCCCTCGACGGCGTCACCGAGTCGCCGGACAAGTGGCAGTCCGCCTTCGACGAGGAGATGGCAGCCGAGATGAACGCCGTCATGGACGCCCAGGACGCCGTCCTGATGGGCCGCGTCACCTACGAGGAGTGGGCGGGATACTGGCCCACCTCGACCGACGAGCCGTTCGCGAGCTACATCAACGCCGCACACAAGTACGTCGCCTCCACGACCCTCGACCGGGCCGACTGGCAGAACACCACACTCCTCAAAGGCGACCTGACCGAGGAGATCGCCCGACTCAAGAGCGAGCCGGGCGGCAACATCGGCGTCGCAGGCAGCCCCGGCCTGGTGCGCTCACTCCTGGAGCAGGACCTGCTCGACCAGCTCAGACTGATGGTCTCGCCGGTCGTGGCCGGCGCGGGCAGGCGCCTGTTCGGCACCGACAGCCCGCTCAAGCGCCTGGAACTGGAGCAGTCGGCCCAGACCACCACCGGGACCATGATCCTCGTCTACCGCCCCGCCGGCTGA
- a CDS encoding dihydrofolate reductase family protein has product MRKVVSSLFISLDGVTESPDKWQSAFDEEMAAEMNAVMDAQDAVLMGRVTYEEWAGYWPTSTDEPFASYINAAHKYVASTTLDRADWQNTTLLKGDLTEEIARLKSEPGGNIGVAGSPGLVRSLLEQDLLDELRLMVSPVVAGAGRRLFGTDSPLKRLELEQSAQTTTGTMILVYRPAG; this is encoded by the coding sequence ATGCGTAAAGTCGTCTCCAGCCTGTTCATCTCCCTCGACGGCGTCACCGAGTCGCCGGACAAGTGGCAGTCCGCCTTCGACGAGGAGATGGCAGCCGAGATGAACGCCGTCATGGACGCCCAGGACGCCGTCCTGATGGGCCGCGTCACCTACGAGGAGTGGGCGGGATACTGGCCCACCTCGACCGACGAGCCGTTCGCGAGCTACATCAACGCCGCACACAAGTACGTCGCCTCCACGACCCTCGACCGGGCCGACTGGCAGAACACCACACTCCTCAAAGGCGACCTGACCGAGGAGATCGCCCGACTCAAGAGCGAGCCGGGCGGCAACATCGGCGTCGCAGGCAGCCCCGGCCTGGTGCGCTCACTCCTGGAGCAGGACCTGCTCGACGAGCTCAGACTGATGGTCTCGCCGGTCGTGGCCGGCGCGGGCAGGCGCCTGTTCGGCACCGACAGCCCGCTCAAGCGCCTGGAACTGGAGCAGTCGGCCCAGACCACCACCGGGACCATGATCCTCGTCTACCGCCCCGCCGGCTGA
- a CDS encoding TetR/AcrR family transcriptional regulator, with protein MATDEDGALGLLWNQEERVARKARPALSLEAIARSAIEIADRDGIAAVSMQRVAGDLGFTKMSLYRYVANKAELMAVMIDTAVGEPPRLGRVPGGWRPKMEEFSRLLAETWERHPWLPSVTVGNRVMGPNEIGWIDSAVSALSETCLTGGERMATVFLLFAHIRNIHSTASAGTQPWTTEGSVAVTIGELMARHGARFPDLTRAMAETGDLLDDNGRRFGLDCIFNGIAGLIAQRERP; from the coding sequence ATGGCGACCGACGAAGACGGCGCGCTCGGCTTGCTCTGGAATCAGGAGGAGCGGGTGGCCAGGAAAGCGCGGCCCGCGCTCAGCCTCGAGGCGATCGCCCGCTCGGCCATCGAGATCGCCGACCGCGACGGCATCGCCGCGGTGTCCATGCAGCGCGTCGCCGGCGACCTCGGCTTCACCAAGATGTCGCTCTACCGCTATGTGGCCAACAAGGCCGAACTCATGGCCGTGATGATCGACACGGCTGTCGGCGAGCCACCCAGGCTGGGCCGCGTGCCCGGTGGCTGGCGGCCCAAGATGGAGGAGTTCAGCAGATTGCTGGCCGAGACATGGGAACGCCATCCGTGGCTGCCGTCGGTGACGGTAGGCAACCGGGTGATGGGGCCCAACGAGATCGGCTGGATCGACTCCGCGGTCAGCGCGCTCTCCGAGACGTGCCTGACGGGGGGCGAGCGGATGGCCACGGTGTTCCTGCTGTTCGCGCATATCCGCAATATCCACTCCACCGCCTCGGCGGGCACCCAGCCCTGGACCACCGAAGGCAGCGTGGCCGTCACCATCGGCGAGCTCATGGCCAGACACGGCGCGCGCTTCCCCGACCTCACCCGGGCCATGGCCGAGACCGGCGACCTGCTCGACGACAACGGGCGCCGGTTCGGCCTTGACTGCATCTTCAACGGGATAGCCGGGCTGATCGCGCAACGGGAACGTCCGTAA
- a CDS encoding MFS transporter, with protein MSAGGRAAGESQGEGVIHSRGFRDLDGRLWDVLPNHLIGTAEPYGKDFPMTETSLAGRREWIGLAVLALTTLLMSLDVSVLYLALPHLSADLGADATQQLWIMDIYSFMIAGFLVTMGTLGDRIGRRRLLLIGSAAFGVASVVAAYSTSPEMLIAARALLGMAGATLMPSSMALIRTMFRDQRQMTTALSLWFSCFMVGVVIGPLVGGVLLEHFWWGSAFLLGVPFMVVLLALGPVLLPEYRTAGAGRLDPASVLLSLAAILPTVYGLKSIARDGWQPMALAAVLAGAAFGLAFARRQLRLADPLLDLRLFANRGISTTLAVMLLGGIVMAGTTLLSTVYLQTVEGLSPLRAGLWLVPQSLTMIAAMMLAPVLARRFSTGHLMATGLFVGAAGLFLHTQVAAEGGLGLLIVGLVLASTGIALPMALGNGLIMSSVPPEKAGSAAALTETGGEFGVAMGVAALGTLSTAVYQGTLETTLPPGVSAEAARVARESVAGAAVAAAEAGEGGAALLGAAQEAFAAGLNAAAWVSAPIFVGLAALALVSLRQRNEAPSQIGEPARELAG; from the coding sequence GTGTCCGCCGGAGGGCGGGCGGCGGGCGAGTCCCAGGGCGAGGGCGTCATTCACTCCCGCGGCTTCCGCGACCTGGACGGACGCCTGTGGGACGTCCTCCCCAACCACCTGATCGGTACGGCTGAGCCGTACGGAAAGGACTTCCCCATGACCGAAACGTCACTGGCAGGACGCCGGGAGTGGATCGGGCTGGCCGTGCTGGCCCTGACCACGCTGCTGATGTCGCTGGACGTGAGCGTCCTGTATCTGGCCCTACCTCACCTCAGCGCCGACCTCGGCGCCGACGCCACCCAGCAATTGTGGATCATGGACATCTACTCATTCATGATCGCCGGGTTCCTGGTCACCATGGGGACGCTGGGCGACCGGATCGGCCGGCGCCGGCTGCTGCTGATCGGCTCCGCCGCCTTCGGGGTGGCCTCGGTGGTCGCCGCCTACTCCACCAGTCCCGAGATGCTCATCGCGGCCAGGGCGCTGCTCGGGATGGCCGGGGCAACTCTGATGCCGTCCTCCATGGCCCTGATCCGCACGATGTTCCGCGACCAGCGGCAGATGACCACCGCGCTGAGCCTGTGGTTCAGCTGCTTCATGGTCGGTGTGGTGATCGGTCCGCTGGTAGGAGGCGTGCTGCTGGAGCACTTCTGGTGGGGCTCGGCGTTCCTGCTCGGCGTGCCCTTCATGGTGGTCCTGCTGGCCCTGGGACCCGTGCTGCTCCCCGAGTACCGGACGGCGGGCGCGGGGCGACTGGACCCGGCGAGCGTGCTGCTGTCGCTGGCCGCGATCCTGCCGACGGTCTACGGACTGAAGAGCATCGCCAGGGACGGCTGGCAGCCGATGGCCCTGGCGGCCGTGCTGGCCGGCGCCGCCTTCGGCCTGGCGTTCGCGCGCCGGCAGCTAAGGCTCGCAGATCCCCTGCTGGACCTGCGGTTGTTCGCCAACCGGGGGATCTCTACCACGCTGGCCGTCATGCTGCTGGGCGGCATCGTCATGGCCGGCACCACCCTGCTCTCCACGGTCTACCTCCAGACCGTCGAAGGGCTGTCCCCGCTGCGGGCGGGACTGTGGCTGGTGCCGCAGAGCCTGACGATGATCGCGGCCATGATGCTCGCGCCGGTGCTGGCCAGGCGCTTCTCCACGGGGCACCTCATGGCGACTGGCCTGTTCGTCGGCGCGGCCGGTCTCTTCCTGCACACGCAGGTCGCCGCGGAGGGCGGCCTCGGGCTGCTGATCGTCGGGCTGGTGCTGGCCTCCACCGGCATCGCGCTGCCCATGGCGCTGGGCAACGGGCTGATCATGAGTTCGGTCCCGCCGGAAAAGGCCGGGTCGGCCGCCGCGCTGACGGAGACCGGAGGCGAGTTCGGTGTGGCCATGGGTGTGGCGGCGCTCGGCACGCTGAGCACCGCCGTCTACCAGGGGACGCTGGAAACGACGCTCCCCCCGGGGGTGTCCGCCGAGGCGGCGCGCGTGGCGCGCGAGAGCGTTGCTGGCGCCGCCGTGGCCGCCGCCGAGGCCGGGGAGGGGGGCGCCGCCCTCCTCGGCGCAGCGCAAGAGGCCTTCGCCGCCGGGCTGAACGCCGCGGCCTGGGTCAGTGCGCCGATCTTCGTCGGACTCGCCGCGCTCGCGCTGGTCTCCCTCCGGCAGAGAAATGAGGCCCCGAGCCAGATTGGGGAACCTGCCCGCGAGCTGGCCGGCTGA
- a CDS encoding dihydrofolate reductase family protein, with amino-acid sequence MQDHRSSPAPSWRNSTILGPYDPDAIRRLKNRVDGDVFAGASGTLVRAMIADGLVDELNLFRYPLTGGQGPRLFPADARPLKMRLESHRAFDHGVLHLKCRLI; translated from the coding sequence GTGCAGGACCATCGATCGTCACCGGCACCCTCCTGGCGAAACTCGACGATCCTCGGCCCTTATGACCCCGACGCGATCCGGCGGCTCAAGAATCGGGTCGACGGCGACGTCTTCGCCGGCGCCAGCGGCACGCTGGTACGCGCCATGATCGCCGACGGTCTGGTGGACGAGCTCAACCTCTTCCGCTATCCGCTTACCGGCGGCCAGGGGCCACGCCTCTTCCCGGCAGATGCCCGACCCCTGAAAATGCGCCTGGAGTCGCATCGCGCATTCGACCACGGGGTTCTCCACCTGAAGTGCCGGCTCATCTGA